The following nucleotide sequence is from bacterium.
TTATGCTGTTCTCGTTCACGGTGTAGTTGCGGTAATAGAACAGCTCGCTTGCGGGATTTATGTCGTAGCTCGCCTTCGCTGGCGCGCCGCCGTTCACCAGAGCAAGATAGCCCTTCGTAGCGAACGCATTCGTGTCCACCGCCGCGGAATCGGAGGGGCGGTAGCTGAGGCGCGCGGGGGATGCGAAGCTTGGGGGATTAGCGGCCTTTAACGAAAAGGAACTCCAATCGCACGAGCGGATCGGGAGGATGTGCGTCCCCGGTTTCGCCGGATGCGATTCCCGGCGGGAGTCCAAGGTAACCGGTGCGGGCATTACAGAGCAATTGTATCCCAAACGGTCCGTGATTCGCAATCTCGATGATAAAATCCGCGGCGGCATGCGCACAGGCAAATCAGAATCCAAAGATTACTCCAAATCCACAAACGCGCCCGCTTACGCGATCCTGTCGGACGGCGAGCGGCCCGCGCCCGAGGCCGGAACCGTGCTGAAGCTCTGCCGGCGCAAAGCGGGCGCGGCCAATTTGCTTGTTGTCTGGGACGACGGCACCGCCTGGAAAGTGCCGATTGCAATCGCTCTCGAAAAAAAGCTCGCGAAGGGAATGCGGCTCGGCGCGGGCGAGCGTTCCGCACTATGGGATGCGGCGCAACGGGAGCGGGCGCTGGACATGGCGCTGCGGCTTATTTCGTTTAAAGACAGGCTTTCGGGCGAAATAGAAAGAAGGCTTTCGCAGCGCGGATTCTCCGCGGCGGCGAGGGCGCATGCCATCGGCGAGTGCAGGAACCGCGGGTTGCTTGACGACGAAGGAATCGCGCGCCGGTACGCGTCGCAACGGCTGGCAATGCCCGGAAAAGGCGAGCGCGGAGTCGTGGCGGATCTTGCCGCGCGCGGCTTGTCATTGCGGGAAGCGAAGGAAATCGTGGAAGCGCTTGCCGGCGAGCGGGAGCAACTCGACGGCGCGATGAAGTGGCTGTCCAGAAGCGGAAAAAAATACGCCGATGCGATTTCGCGCGGCGAAGCAAACGCAAAACAGAAGCTCGCGGCCGCACTAGCCAGGCGTGGTTACAAGTATGAAATAATTGACCGCGTCTTCGCGCGGCTGTCCGGCCGCGGCGAAGCGGTGAATGCCGATGAAGATTAAGCCTGCGGTTTTTGGTTCGGCTTTTGCCGCCGTTGCGGCGGCGGCGGTTTGGCTTGCGCCGGCAGGAATCGCGATTGCCGAATCCAAACCGAAGCCGCCTTATCAACGCCTCGGCGTCTGGGAAATCAAGGAAGGATTCATTTCTCATATTTTGGTCCCCGCCGAAAACAAGGTGCTCTTTTACCTGACCAATCCCGAAGGCGCGTCGATATGGGAACTGGAGACCGAGGGGCCGTCAAAGCGCAAAATCGTATCCGGCATGATCCTCGAAAACGCGGTGAGCGATCCCGCGTGGCTCAACAACGTGCATATCGAAGTATCGCCGGGGCTGCGATACATCCTCGTCTGGCCGACAGCGCCGGGCGGGCCGGAGCCGCGCTGCGTGCTCGTACGGCTGGACCGCGACGTCGCTTCGGAGGTTATTCCATTAAGGCTTCCGCACGGATTCGATATATCCGACGCGGCGTTTTCGGATGACGAGACGCGGCTTGTGGTGGCGCGGCACCCCGCATCCGCGCCCGAAGCGGACTTGCTTTGGTTCGATTTCAGGGAGCCTCGCAACATAGGACGCTTGGAACCGGTGCAAAATCCGCTTCCTGGCGCGCCGGGGCTGGTGTCTGAAATCGAATATTGCCGGCGGGGAAAGCGCCTGTGGATTTCCGCGGGGATATTCGGAGGAAAGGCATACAGCCCGCCGCTTTTGGTCAGCTTTCCCGTCGGCAAGGGCGAGGAAGAGCCATGGATACAGGGAAACATCCTTGAGCGCGGACTGATAACCGCGGCGGATGAAGTCTGGGTGCTTTTGGACCCGGAGGCCGCGGGCGACGCGGCGGGACTGCGGCCGAACAATTGGTGGCGGCTGGCGCCCGCGGCGCGCCTCGCGGATCATCCGACCTCGATTCCCGGCTATTTCTCTTGGGTGCGCCCGCTGTCAAACGGTTCGGCGCTGGCGGTACACTCCAAAACGGACGGTAACGGACATCCGAGATTGGTAATCATCAAAGACGAAGGAATCCATCCCGTTATGAATTCGCCGCGCCTGGCCGCGGCGTCTCCATTGGGCGGGACTTTCGCCGCGGTGCAGGAGAATTCGAACAAGCTTGAAGTTTTTTCATATAAACCGGATGCCGCAACCCCGGAGGCGAACGATGCCGCTTAGCCTGGAATGCGCGACCTGCGGGCCGCTCGGCAACAACGTGTACCTTTGGTTCGACAGGGCAAGCTCGGAGGCGATGCTGATCGACCCGGGAATAGATTCCGACGCGCTCGCGGCAGAAATCCGGAAGAAGA
It contains:
- a CDS encoding RecX family transcriptional regulator codes for the protein MRTGKSESKDYSKSTNAPAYAILSDGERPAPEAGTVLKLCRRKAGAANLLVVWDDGTAWKVPIAIALEKKLAKGMRLGAGERSALWDAAQRERALDMALRLISFKDRLSGEIERRLSQRGFSAAARAHAIGECRNRGLLDDEGIARRYASQRLAMPGKGERGVVADLAARGLSLREAKEIVEALAGEREQLDGAMKWLSRSGKKYADAISRGEANAKQKLAAALARRGYKYEIIDRVFARLSGRGEAVNADED